The following are from one region of the Cyanobium gracile PCC 6307 genome:
- the nadC gene encoding carboxylating nicotinate-nucleotide diphosphorylase, producing the protein MPPGGAPAPVLSFTPALEAQLRQWLDEDLGRGDLTAPALVGRSGRAHWVTRADGVFCGGVLVGPLLAILDPRASVRLLVGDGEPVLAGQRLLELEGPAAALVAVERTALNLAMRLSGIATATDALVRVLAGTGVRLADTRKTTPGLRVLEKYAVRCGGGCNHRLGLDDAAMLKENHLAWSGGVTAAVAAVRASAPWPARLIVEAETAAEAEAAVRAGADAVLLDDFAPAALADLVPRLRALAPAVVLEASGVRPEQLAAYAATGIDLISTSAPITRSPWLDLSMRFAATLA; encoded by the coding sequence ATGCCACCCGGTGGGGCCCCGGCCCCGGTGCTCTCCTTCACCCCGGCGCTCGAGGCCCAGCTGCGTCAGTGGCTAGATGAGGACCTCGGCCGCGGCGACCTGACGGCTCCGGCCCTGGTCGGCCGCAGCGGCCGGGCCCATTGGGTGACCCGCGCCGACGGGGTCTTCTGCGGCGGGGTGCTGGTGGGGCCGCTGCTGGCGATCCTCGATCCCCGGGCGTCGGTGCGGCTGCTGGTGGGTGACGGGGAGCCGGTGCTGGCCGGCCAGCGGCTGCTGGAGCTGGAGGGGCCGGCGGCCGCCCTGGTGGCGGTGGAGCGCACGGCCCTCAACCTGGCCATGCGCCTGTCCGGCATCGCCACCGCCACCGACGCCCTAGTGCGGGTGCTGGCGGGCACCGGCGTGCGCCTGGCCGACACCCGCAAGACCACCCCCGGCCTGCGGGTGCTGGAGAAATACGCCGTGCGCTGCGGCGGCGGCTGCAACCACCGTCTCGGCCTCGACGATGCCGCCATGCTCAAGGAGAACCACCTGGCCTGGTCCGGCGGGGTGACGGCCGCGGTCGCGGCGGTGCGGGCCTCGGCCCCCTGGCCGGCGCGGCTGATCGTGGAGGCCGAAACCGCCGCCGAAGCGGAAGCGGCGGTGCGGGCCGGGGCCGATGCGGTGCTCCTTGACGACTTTGCCCCCGCGGCCCTGGCGGACCTGGTGCCCCGGCTGCGGGCCCTGGCGCCGGCGGTGGTGCTGGAGGCCTCCGGGGTGCGGCCCGAGCAGCTGGCCGCCTATGCCGCCACCGGCATCGACCTGATCTCCACCAGTGCCCCGATCACCCGCAGCCCCTGGCTGGATCTGAGCATGCGCTTCGCGGCGACGCTGGCCTGA
- a CDS encoding GNAT family N-acetyltransferase, translating into MPDIPVAPSPLIEIREADLNNPVDGAALLALMEIYARDPMGGGHDLSEFTRANLIEALARRPSAHVILAYAAQEPAGLLISLEGFSTFACRPLLNVHDLVVAEGFRRQGVARRLLQRAEVIARRLGCCKLTLEVLEGNRSAQAVYTRAGFRAYQLDPAMGRAQFWEKRLPDGD; encoded by the coding sequence ATGCCGGACATCCCCGTGGCCCCGTCACCCCTGATCGAGATTCGCGAGGCCGACCTCAACAACCCGGTCGATGGCGCGGCACTGCTGGCCCTGATGGAGATCTATGCCCGCGACCCCATGGGTGGAGGCCACGACCTCTCCGAGTTCACCCGGGCGAATCTGATTGAGGCCCTGGCGAGGCGCCCTTCAGCGCACGTCATCCTGGCCTACGCAGCGCAGGAGCCGGCCGGGCTCCTGATCAGCCTGGAGGGCTTCTCCACCTTCGCCTGCCGGCCCCTGCTCAACGTCCACGATCTGGTGGTGGCCGAGGGATTCCGCCGGCAGGGGGTGGCCCGGCGACTGCTGCAGCGGGCCGAAGTGATCGCCCGGCGGCTCGGCTGCTGCAAGCTCACCCTGGAAGTGCTGGAAGGCAACAGGTCCGCCCAGGCCGTCTACACACGTGCGGGCTTCCGGGCGTATCAACTGGACCCCGCCATGGGCCGGGCCCAGTTCTGGGAAAAGCGGCTCCCGGATGGAGACTGA
- the grrM gene encoding cyclophane-forming radical SAM/SPASM peptide maturase GrrM/OscB encodes MTATGAPPPANPEGFGPLQLLVVQPTPYCNLDCDYCYLPNRDDRQRLSLELLEAALERVLESPYVGGDFTLLWHAGEPLTVPIAFYDEATACVRRALEGWAGEPLTIHQSVQTNATLINEAWCDCFERNGIAVGVSMDGPAFLHDVHRRTRTGLGTHAATLRGIEHLRRRRIPFQVIAVITEESLGHADALFAFFVENGITDVAFNMEETEGENRVSTLSRPRAEAAYRRFLERFWALWQEQPERMRVREFEGICSLAQADARLECTDMNNPFAIVNVDARGRISTFDPELLAVQTDTYGDFVLGHVQHDSLVSIAESAKFRRILADMRAGTERCRAECAYFGLCGGGAGSNKYWEHGTFACSETQACRYRIKITADVVLDGLEEALGLAR; translated from the coding sequence GTGACCGCCACTGGCGCCCCGCCACCGGCCAACCCGGAAGGATTCGGGCCGCTGCAGCTGCTGGTGGTGCAGCCGACGCCCTACTGCAACCTCGACTGCGATTACTGCTACCTGCCCAACCGCGACGACCGGCAGCGGTTATCGCTGGAGCTGCTGGAGGCCGCCCTGGAGCGGGTGCTCGAGAGCCCGTATGTGGGCGGTGACTTCACCCTCCTGTGGCACGCCGGTGAACCGCTCACCGTGCCGATCGCCTTTTACGACGAGGCGACGGCGTGTGTGCGGCGGGCGCTGGAGGGCTGGGCCGGGGAGCCGCTGACGATCCACCAGTCGGTGCAGACCAACGCCACGCTGATCAACGAGGCCTGGTGCGACTGCTTCGAGCGCAACGGCATCGCCGTGGGCGTGAGCATGGACGGGCCGGCCTTCCTGCACGACGTCCACCGCCGCACCCGCACCGGCCTGGGCACCCATGCCGCCACGCTCCGTGGCATCGAACACCTGCGCCGCCGCCGCATCCCCTTCCAGGTGATCGCGGTGATCACCGAGGAGTCCCTCGGCCACGCCGACGCGCTTTTTGCCTTCTTCGTGGAGAACGGCATCACCGACGTGGCCTTCAACATGGAGGAGACCGAAGGGGAGAACCGCGTCTCCACCCTCAGCCGCCCCCGGGCCGAGGCCGCCTATCGCCGTTTTCTGGAGCGCTTCTGGGCGCTGTGGCAGGAGCAACCCGAACGGATGCGGGTGCGGGAGTTCGAGGGCATCTGCAGCCTGGCCCAGGCCGATGCCCGGCTGGAGTGCACCGACATGAACAACCCCTTCGCCATCGTCAACGTGGATGCGCGGGGCCGGATCTCCACCTTCGATCCGGAGTTGCTGGCGGTGCAGACCGACACCTACGGCGACTTCGTGCTGGGCCATGTGCAGCACGACAGCCTGGTGTCGATCGCTGAAAGCGCCAAGTTCCGGCGGATCCTGGCGGACATGCGCGCCGGCACCGAGCGCTGCCGGGCGGAGTGTGCCTACTTCGGCCTCTGCGGCGGCGGCGCCGGCAGCAACAAGTACTGGGAGCACGGCACTTTCGCCTGCAGCGAAACCCAGGCCTGCCGTTACCGGATCAAGATCACCGCCGATGTGGTCCTTGACGGCCTGGAGGAGGCGCTGGGTCTGGCTCGCTGA
- the mnmE gene encoding tRNA uridine-5-carboxymethylaminomethyl(34) synthesis GTPase MnmE produces MRPVTRGEGTDGPNPNGDTIAAIATAVAAGAGSVAIVRLSGPAAEAIGRRLFEAPGPQVWESHRVLYGHVVDPADGRRVDEALLLPMRAPRSFTREDVVEFHCHGGLVAVRRVLELVLAAGARLAGPGEFSQRAFLNGRLDLTRAEAVAEMIAARSQRAAELAMAGLDGGLQRRISGLRERLLDQLAELEARVDFEEDLPPLDGTLVRAELEAVRGELERLVAESRQGELLREGLRVAIVGRPNVGKSSLLNLLSRRERAIVTDLPGTTRDLLESDLVLDGVPLTLLDTAGIRATDDRVERLGIERSRQALAGADAVLLLFDRVAGWSAADQELRELVPEGVPLLLVGNKCDALPPGAAPTGVPSAPREAPLVTISALTGAGRDDLVAALLGLCGAGDVQGLQVALNGRQRELAAAAATSLERTLETAALDLPWDFWTIDLRGAIAGLGAITGEEVSEAVLERIFSRFCIGK; encoded by the coding sequence ATGCGACCAGTGACGCGGGGTGAGGGCACGGATGGGCCGAACCCTAACGGGGATACCATCGCCGCCATCGCCACCGCCGTGGCCGCGGGGGCCGGCAGCGTGGCGATCGTGCGCCTCTCGGGCCCGGCGGCCGAGGCGATCGGGCGGCGCCTGTTCGAGGCTCCGGGCCCCCAGGTCTGGGAGAGCCACCGGGTGCTCTACGGCCACGTGGTGGATCCGGCCGATGGGCGGCGGGTGGATGAGGCCCTGCTGCTGCCGATGCGGGCCCCGCGCAGCTTCACCCGGGAGGACGTGGTGGAGTTCCACTGCCACGGGGGGCTGGTCGCCGTGCGGCGGGTGCTGGAGCTGGTGCTGGCCGCCGGCGCCCGCCTGGCCGGCCCGGGGGAATTCAGCCAACGGGCGTTTCTGAACGGCCGCCTCGATCTCACCCGCGCCGAGGCCGTCGCCGAGATGATCGCCGCCCGCAGCCAGCGGGCGGCCGAGCTGGCCATGGCCGGCCTCGACGGCGGCCTTCAGCGCCGCATCAGCGGTCTGCGGGAGCGCCTGCTCGACCAGCTGGCCGAACTGGAGGCCAGGGTCGACTTCGAGGAGGACCTGCCCCCCCTCGACGGGACGCTGGTGCGGGCCGAGCTAGAGGCGGTGCGGGGCGAGCTGGAGCGGCTGGTGGCCGAATCCCGCCAGGGGGAGCTGCTGCGCGAGGGCCTGCGGGTGGCCATCGTCGGCCGTCCCAACGTGGGAAAATCGAGCCTGCTCAACCTGCTCAGCCGCCGCGAGCGGGCCATCGTCACCGACCTGCCCGGCACCACCCGCGACCTGCTCGAAAGCGACCTGGTGCTCGATGGGGTGCCTCTCACCCTGCTCGACACCGCCGGGATCCGTGCGACGGACGACCGGGTGGAGCGGCTGGGCATCGAACGCAGCCGCCAGGCCCTGGCCGGAGCCGATGCGGTGCTGCTGCTCTTCGATCGGGTGGCCGGCTGGTCCGCCGCCGACCAGGAGCTCAGGGAGCTCGTGCCCGAGGGGGTGCCCCTGCTGCTGGTGGGCAACAAGTGCGATGCCCTGCCGCCGGGGGCCGCTCCGACCGGCGTCCCGTCGGCACCGCGGGAGGCTCCCCTGGTGACCATCAGCGCCCTCACCGGCGCGGGTCGCGACGACCTGGTGGCGGCCCTGCTGGGCCTCTGCGGCGCCGGCGACGTCCAGGGGCTGCAGGTGGCCCTCAACGGCCGGCAGCGGGAGCTGGCCGCGGCGGCGGCCACCAGCCTGGAGCGAACGCTGGAGACCGCCGCGCTGGATCTGCCCTGGGACTTCTGGACCATCGACCTGCGCGGCGCCATCGCCGGCCTCGGGGCGATCACCGGCGAGGAAGTGAGCGAGGCGGTGCTGGAGCGGATCTTCTCCCGCTTCTGCATCGGCAAGTAG
- the grrP gene encoding extracellular substrate binding-like orphan protein GrrP produces the protein MDSPAAVAPGSLRSRRGRALALGSLACLCSLGLPARAAEAVLEQAAKTGEVLMVGPADSPPLIRMGPKGEPEGYAIDLARRIDRQLKAELGESVRIRFAPVDNTGVTVEAVASGRAGLACGVPFSWEREKLVDFSLPIGLSGLRLLTRSGGLDGSPASLAGQPIAVVEGSLGAGFLGSLQPSAKAVSFPTLPQAVTALEQKKVAGVLGDANVLAGLRHERRLSGVALVPEQPYVSYGVGCIVPENNSRLLNVVNLAIASLFQGYLEGRPDAVASVAPWFGPTGVLAVPSERMRAFFESVLISREGLQLVAPAPAPRP, from the coding sequence ATGGATTCTCCCGCTGCGGTGGCCCCCGGTTCCCTCCGATCCCGCCGCGGCAGGGCTCTGGCCCTGGGCTCCCTGGCCTGCCTCTGCTCCCTGGGGCTGCCGGCCCGCGCGGCCGAAGCCGTGCTGGAGCAGGCGGCCAAGACCGGTGAGGTGCTGATGGTGGGTCCCGCCGACAGCCCGCCGCTGATCCGGATGGGGCCGAAGGGGGAGCCGGAGGGCTACGCCATCGACCTGGCCCGCCGTATCGATCGCCAGCTCAAGGCGGAGCTCGGTGAGTCGGTGCGGATCCGCTTCGCCCCCGTCGACAACACCGGCGTCACGGTGGAGGCCGTCGCCAGTGGCCGGGCCGGCCTGGCCTGCGGGGTGCCCTTCAGCTGGGAGCGGGAGAAGCTGGTGGACTTCTCCCTGCCCATCGGTCTCTCCGGCCTGAGGCTGCTCACCCGCAGCGGCGGCCTCGACGGGTCCCCCGCCTCCCTCGCCGGTCAGCCAATCGCGGTGGTGGAGGGTTCGCTCGGGGCCGGCTTCCTCGGCTCCCTCCAGCCCAGCGCCAAGGCGGTGAGCTTCCCCACCCTGCCCCAGGCCGTCACGGCCCTGGAGCAGAAGAAGGTGGCGGGGGTGCTGGGCGATGCCAACGTGCTGGCCGGCCTGCGGCACGAGCGCCGGCTCTCCGGCGTGGCCCTGGTGCCTGAGCAGCCCTACGTGAGCTACGGCGTCGGCTGCATCGTGCCGGAGAACAATTCCCGGCTGCTGAACGTGGTCAACCTGGCCATCGCCAGCCTCTTCCAGGGCTACCTGGAGGGTCGCCCCGATGCGGTGGCCAGCGTCGCCCCCTGGTTCGGCCCCACCGGTGTGCTGGCGGTCCCCAGCGAGCGGATGCGGGCTTTCTTCGAATCGGTGCTGATCAGCCGCGAAGGCCTCCAGCTGGTGGCCCCCGCGCCGGCGCCCCGTCCCTGA
- a CDS encoding DUF2062 domain-containing protein, which produces MAPFRPQSLSLPRLVRTVRRKLRQAIEWVWRQEGSHGQRARGLAAGVFMGCFPIFGFQTLLGVALASLVRGNHLLAAAGTWISNPITDIPMIWFNYQLGSLLLGPGRGWPGRLTLHHETLRQLGWDFTSRLLLGSAVVGVVAATLSGFLCLRWLERRQRAS; this is translated from the coding sequence ATGGCACCGTTTCGCCCCCAGTCTCTGTCCCTGCCGCGGCTGGTGCGGACCGTGCGACGAAAGCTCCGCCAGGCCATTGAGTGGGTCTGGCGCCAGGAGGGCAGCCATGGCCAGCGGGCCCGGGGGCTGGCGGCCGGGGTGTTCATGGGCTGTTTCCCGATCTTCGGCTTCCAGACCCTGCTGGGGGTGGCGCTGGCCAGCCTGGTGCGGGGCAACCACCTGCTCGCCGCCGCCGGCACCTGGATCAGCAATCCGATCACCGACATCCCCATGATCTGGTTCAACTACCAGCTGGGCAGCCTGCTGCTGGGGCCCGGCAGGGGCTGGCCGGGACGGTTGACCCTGCACCACGAGACCCTGCGCCAGCTGGGATGGGACTTCACCTCCCGCCTGCTGCTCGGCTCGGCGGTCGTGGGGGTGGTGGCGGCCACGCTCAGCGGTTTCCTCTGCCTGCGGTGGCTGGAGCGCCGCCAGCGGGCCTCCTGA
- a CDS encoding M12 family metallo-peptidase: protein MRGSGNTLAGLEASDAAPVAQAAAFRQNVTIDASPAVATDSHQVLSDPWPGEASGTTAAATGPSCGCRSCSVLAVTSGDGAAAWDTASGQAPLVLDGQVTLGAGVDLSKVFQLHSNPTATKTIFLDFDGFSISSTPWENGGALSLGSFYSSFDTNALTEIQRIWQRVAEDFAPFHVNVTTEDPGSENLRKSGTGDERWGIRVAFTSNLNLLTGTAITNAGGGGTAYYNSFNWSTDDVALVFNRGEYTAAETASHEVGHTLGLSHDGAGSTTYYGGHGGAGPTSWGTIMGAAWLGDDENLTQWSKGEYFGANNTQDDLATITTGNGFTYRADDHGNAFSTATALTGLSFSSFGVIERNTDVDMFRFDTGAGLVSFNIVNASRAFVGSGGSYTTEYLTSRGANLDIGATLYRADGSVLQIFNPADLTTASFSLNLSEGTYYLGIDGVGAGTPMASSPNGYTDYASLGQYMVSGTVQATSGTFTTPPPPPAPTLVVSGATGLVTTEAGGAASFQVALSRAPSSDVTVRFSSSDATEGLVLTSTLLFTAANWQTPQTVTVQGVDDTLLDGSQTYSILMSTSSADPAFQGLSGPAVTIQNSDNEVATTTTTTTTVPVTFQASAGGFANNITYSNAPTVAGSLTAIHGSDDQRLAITEGAQRTNKGIVSTLNAYQWTFDNLSGANQLVFEGYRTASSSESFQIQYSSNGRSWTTAFTIRSGTESTYTLNLASPVSGRMFVRALDTKTSREDGTYDTLFVDRLVFLATTGAGRSSRSLEDPIIGGEVSLAPELAHAFDHGFDHDFAPIEAGLSADPALGGEPLSPLQPGLSGYGEPLVGFTEPLEATPWLIASSTLV from the coding sequence TTGCGGGGCTCAGGCAACACCCTTGCTGGCCTGGAGGCCAGCGATGCGGCTCCTGTCGCGCAGGCCGCCGCCTTCCGGCAGAACGTCACCATCGACGCCTCACCGGCGGTGGCCACAGACAGCCACCAGGTCCTGAGCGATCCCTGGCCGGGGGAAGCGAGCGGCACCACCGCCGCTGCGACAGGGCCCTCCTGCGGTTGCCGCTCCTGCAGCGTGCTGGCCGTCACCAGCGGTGATGGCGCCGCCGCCTGGGATACCGCCAGCGGCCAGGCGCCACTGGTGCTCGACGGCCAGGTCACCCTTGGCGCAGGAGTGGATCTGAGCAAGGTGTTCCAGCTGCACAGCAACCCGACCGCCACGAAGACGATCTTTCTCGACTTTGACGGCTTCAGTATCAGCAGCACCCCCTGGGAGAATGGCGGTGCCCTCAGCCTGGGCAGCTTCTACAGCAGCTTCGATACAAACGCGCTCACGGAAATCCAGCGGATCTGGCAACGGGTCGCCGAAGACTTCGCGCCCTTCCATGTCAACGTCACCACCGAGGATCCGGGCAGCGAAAACCTGCGCAAATCCGGCACCGGCGATGAGCGCTGGGGCATCCGCGTGGCTTTCACCAGCAATCTCAACCTGCTCACCGGCACGGCCATCACCAATGCCGGTGGTGGCGGCACCGCCTACTACAACAGCTTCAACTGGAGCACCGACGACGTCGCCCTGGTGTTCAACCGGGGCGAATACACCGCCGCCGAGACAGCCAGCCACGAAGTCGGCCACACCCTTGGCCTCAGCCACGATGGCGCCGGCTCCACCACCTACTACGGCGGCCACGGCGGTGCCGGGCCCACCAGCTGGGGCACGATCATGGGCGCGGCCTGGCTGGGCGACGACGAGAACCTGACCCAGTGGAGCAAAGGGGAGTATTTCGGCGCCAACAACACCCAGGACGACCTGGCCACGATCACCACCGGCAACGGCTTCACCTATCGGGCCGATGACCATGGCAACGCCTTCAGCACCGCCACGGCGCTCACCGGACTGAGCTTCAGCAGCTTCGGGGTGATCGAGCGGAACACCGATGTGGACATGTTCCGCTTCGATACCGGCGCCGGTCTGGTGAGCTTCAACATCGTCAACGCCTCCAGGGCCTTCGTCGGCAGCGGCGGCAGCTACACCACCGAATACCTCACATCCCGCGGCGCCAACCTGGACATTGGCGCGACCCTCTACAGGGCCGATGGCAGCGTCCTCCAGATCTTCAACCCGGCCGACCTCACCACGGCCAGCTTCTCCCTGAACCTGAGCGAGGGGACTTACTACCTGGGCATCGACGGCGTGGGTGCCGGCACCCCCATGGCCAGCTCCCCCAACGGGTACACCGACTACGCCAGCCTCGGCCAATACATGGTCAGCGGCACCGTCCAGGCCACCTCCGGGACCTTCACCACCCCGCCGCCGCCGCCGGCACCCACCCTCGTGGTGTCGGGCGCCACGGGCCTGGTGACCACCGAGGCCGGCGGCGCGGCCAGCTTCCAGGTGGCGCTCTCCAGGGCCCCCTCCAGTGACGTTACGGTTCGGTTCAGCAGCAGCGACGCCACCGAGGGCCTGGTGTTGACCAGCACCCTCCTGTTCACCGCCGCGAACTGGCAGACGCCCCAGACGGTCACGGTGCAGGGGGTGGACGACACCCTCCTCGACGGCAGCCAGACCTACAGCATCCTGATGAGCACCTCCAGCGCCGATCCCGCCTTCCAGGGACTGAGCGGCCCTGCGGTCACGATCCAGAACAGCGACAACGAGGTGGCCACCACGACAACCACCACCACGACCGTCCCGGTGACCTTCCAGGCCTCGGCCGGGGGATTCGCAAACAACATCACCTACAGCAACGCGCCGACGGTGGCGGGAAGCCTGACGGCGATCCACGGCAGCGACGATCAACGCCTGGCGATCACCGAAGGGGCCCAGAGAACCAACAAGGGCATCGTCTCCACCCTCAACGCCTACCAGTGGACCTTCGACAACCTCAGCGGGGCCAACCAGCTGGTCTTCGAGGGATACCGCACGGCCAGCTCCTCCGAAAGCTTTCAGATCCAGTACTCCTCCAACGGCAGATCCTGGACAACGGCTTTCACGATCCGCAGTGGCACCGAGAGCACCTACACCCTCAATCTGGCCAGCCCTGTCAGCGGCAGGATGTTCGTCCGGGCCCTCGACACCAAGACCAGCAGGGAGGACGGGACCTACGACACCCTGTTCGTGGACCGGCTGGTCTTCCTGGCCACCACCGGGGCCGGGAGATCCTCCCGCAGCCTGGAGGACCCCATCATCGGAGGCGAGGTCAGCCTGGCCCCGGAGCTCGCTCACGCGTTCGACCATGGCTTCGACCATGACTTCGCCCCCATCGAAGCGGGGCTGTCCGCGGATCCGGCCTTGGGCGGGGAACCCCTGTCGCCCCTGCAGCCAGGTCTCTCCGGCTACGGGGAGCCACTGGTCGGCTTCACCGAGCCTCTGGAGGCCACCCCCTGGCTGATCGCCAGCTCGACGCTGGTTTGA
- a CDS encoding DUF4079 domain-containing protein, with translation MQTVDWLWILHPALAVVLIYPLIGMVVRLGVQARQRRVEKAKLPPTTGRDHADLGQWLSAGVVLVVLVALTVVIVTKQPAEGFTGGPGRALQLLLVLVGTVVSLLALWRVKAKGYRLVFALLTWAGVLGLGAQPEVWRLSDNPLSPEFWQSHYWAGVGVVGLMIFSLAARPEILKDLRWRRIHLSASILAAVLFVAQGITGSRDLLEIPLAWQKPTIYACDPVKRVCPPFAPPPVPAPPAGPAGS, from the coding sequence ATGCAAACGGTCGACTGGCTCTGGATCCTGCACCCCGCCCTGGCGGTGGTGCTGATCTATCCCCTGATCGGCATGGTGGTGCGGCTCGGGGTCCAGGCCCGCCAGCGCCGGGTCGAGAAGGCCAAGCTGCCCCCCACCACCGGCCGCGACCACGCCGACCTGGGCCAGTGGCTCTCGGCGGGGGTGGTGCTGGTGGTGCTCGTGGCCCTCACGGTGGTGATCGTCACCAAGCAGCCGGCGGAGGGCTTCACGGGCGGCCCCGGCCGCGCCCTGCAGCTGCTGCTGGTGCTGGTGGGCACGGTGGTCTCCCTTCTCGCCCTCTGGCGGGTGAAGGCCAAGGGCTACCGGCTCGTCTTCGCCCTGCTCACCTGGGCCGGGGTGCTCGGCCTCGGCGCCCAGCCGGAGGTGTGGCGCCTCAGCGACAACCCTCTGAGCCCCGAGTTCTGGCAGTCCCACTACTGGGCCGGGGTCGGGGTGGTGGGGCTGATGATCTTCTCCCTGGCCGCCCGCCCGGAGATCCTCAAGGATCTGCGCTGGCGACGGATCCACCTGAGCGCCTCGATCCTGGCGGCGGTGCTGTTCGTGGCGCAGGGGATCACCGGCAGTCGCGACCTGCTGGAGATTCCCCTGGCCTGGCAGAAGCCCACCATCTATGCCTGTGATCCGGTGAAGCGGGTCTGTCCGCCCTTCGCCCCGCCCCCGGTGCCGGCCCCTCCGGCCGGACCGGCCGGCAGCTGA
- the grrA gene encoding GrrA/OscA1 family cyclophane-containing rSAM-modified RiPP, whose amino-acid sequence MTNHPRSGLFGFLLLLAALAPAGAGARAVIDGPSRPATAAPSSSPLEAAPGSIDARLRRISEAMGHASGQPAGAEGRAKAPDGRLGYIFVNGGGPRFGWGNGGFRNGGWGNGGFRNGGWGNGGFRNGGWGNGGFRNGGFRNFW is encoded by the coding sequence ATGACGAACCACCCCCGTTCCGGTCTGTTCGGTTTCCTGCTGTTGCTGGCCGCCCTGGCGCCGGCCGGCGCCGGGGCCAGGGCGGTGATCGACGGACCCTCCCGGCCCGCGACGGCCGCCCCGTCCTCGTCCCCCCTGGAGGCGGCGCCCGGCTCCATCGACGCCCGGCTGCGGCGCATCTCGGAGGCCATGGGACACGCCTCCGGTCAGCCCGCGGGGGCGGAGGGCCGGGCCAAGGCCCCTGACGGCCGCCTCGGCTACATCTTCGTGAACGGGGGCGGGCCCCGCTTCGGCTGGGGCAACGGCGGCTTCCGTAACGGCGGCTGGGGCAATGGCGGTTTCCGCAACGGCGGCTGGGGCAACGGTGGCTTCCGTAATGGCGGCTGGGGCAACGGCGGCTTCCGCAATGGCGGCTTCCGCAACTTCTGGTGA